In one window of Bernardetia sp. DNA:
- a CDS encoding M20 metallopeptidase family protein, which yields MNSNTKFLKIGLSLLFIFVSLTLLGQDNNTIHEAVQQQTEQLFDSLVKVRRDLHAHPELSEQEKRTSKKIEDYLKALGLEVHSNIGGYGVVGILKTGKEGKRIAWRADIDALPSHNHEVNSATAESEEANHVCGHDVHTTIALGIANVLTSLKGQLTGTIYFIFQPSEENLKGAKAMMDDGLFDIINPSEIYALHVSPMPQGIIATKPQNLFADYKTLNISYKTNDKKDEIIDYTKNLVSKMQNVASDSKFWDNRNLMDANIGLGNSNTIFQNYITIGSNVGVKQTDDKITIQSAISASSTSIIDSVRANLRASILKSEYAKDLIDVFYSDSIALVLNDEKLAKLSINSISEIYGTDKALSLYGVIPDGRSDDFALFQKEVTGVYFLIGASNFEKGIISMPHSANFAVDENCIKTGVNYFSSLLIERLK from the coding sequence ATGAACTCAAATACCAAATTTCTTAAGATAGGGCTTTCACTTTTATTCATTTTTGTTTCACTAACTTTATTAGGACAAGATAATAATACTATACATGAAGCTGTGCAACAACAAACAGAACAACTTTTTGACAGCTTAGTAAAAGTGCGTAGAGACTTGCATGCTCATCCCGAGTTATCAGAGCAAGAGAAAAGAACATCCAAAAAAATAGAAGATTATTTAAAGGCATTAGGTTTAGAGGTTCACTCAAATATTGGAGGATATGGCGTAGTGGGAATATTAAAGACAGGTAAAGAAGGAAAGAGAATTGCGTGGCGTGCTGATATTGATGCATTACCTTCTCATAATCATGAGGTTAATAGTGCTACAGCTGAAAGTGAAGAAGCAAATCATGTTTGTGGACATGATGTTCATACAACAATAGCTTTAGGTATCGCCAATGTATTGACTAGCCTAAAAGGACAGCTTACAGGAACAATCTATTTTATATTTCAACCCTCAGAAGAGAATTTAAAAGGCGCAAAGGCAATGATGGATGATGGTTTGTTTGATATTATCAACCCAAGTGAAATTTATGCTCTACATGTTTCACCTATGCCTCAAGGAATTATTGCTACAAAACCTCAAAATCTATTTGCAGATTACAAAACTCTCAACATTTCATACAAGACAAATGACAAAAAAGATGAAATTATTGATTATACTAAAAACTTAGTATCAAAGATGCAAAATGTTGCATCAGATAGTAAATTTTGGGACAATAGAAATTTAATGGATGCCAATATTGGCTTAGGTAATTCTAATACAATATTTCAAAATTATATTACGATAGGTTCAAATGTCGGAGTTAAACAAACAGATGACAAAATAACAATACAATCAGCTATAAGTGCTAGTAGTACAAGTATTATAGATTCTGTTAGGGCAAATTTAAGAGCAAGTATTTTAAAGTCTGAATATGCAAAAGACTTGATAGATGTATTTTACTCTGATAGCATAGCACTTGTTTTGAATGACGAAAAACTAGCAAAACTATCTATCAATAGCATTAGTGAAATTTATGGGACAGACAAAGCACTTTCTTTATATGGTGTAATACCAGACGGACGTAGTGATGATTTTGCTTTGTTCCAAAAAGAAGTAACTGGAGTTTATTTTTTAATAGGAGCATCTAACTTCGAAAAGGGAATAATTTCAATGCCCCATTCTGCAAATTTTGCTGTTGATGAAAATTGTATCAAAACAGGAGTTAATTATTTTTCTTCCTTGCTGATAGAAAGACTTAAATGA
- a CDS encoding Crp/Fnr family transcriptional regulator: MDKNTDKYFDAYLKQFIYSTPNEKNFIRKYLSIEKLEKGDFILKSGEVQTQIGFLYEGLVRRFFIDEQGNEITTGFTKENEYVTDYPSFIRQISTKYYFQCLEPTIMVNLSYEVIQECYKKFKNSEMQGRLVAETVLTILSDRVESFLFNTAEERYLKFVKEHPDLMQRVSLTHLASFLGIKRQSLSRIRNKLSK; the protein is encoded by the coding sequence ATGGATAAGAACACTGATAAATATTTTGATGCATACTTAAAGCAATTCATTTACTCTACACCTAATGAAAAAAACTTTATTAGAAAATATTTATCTATTGAAAAGCTAGAAAAAGGTGACTTCATTCTGAAAAGTGGAGAAGTACAAACACAAATAGGTTTTCTTTATGAAGGCTTAGTAAGAAGGTTCTTTATAGATGAACAAGGCAATGAAATAACTACAGGGTTTACAAAGGAAAATGAATATGTTACTGATTATCCTTCGTTTATAAGGCAAATATCTACTAAATATTATTTTCAGTGCTTAGAACCTACCATAATGGTTAATCTCTCTTACGAAGTCATTCAAGAGTGTTATAAGAAATTTAAAAATAGTGAAATGCAAGGCAGGTTAGTAGCAGAGACTGTCTTGACTATTTTGAGTGATAGAGTAGAAAGTTTTTTGTTTAATACGGCAGAAGAGAGATATTTAAAGTTTGTAAAAGAACATCCAGACCTTATGCAAAGAGTTAGTCTGACTCATTTAGCATCTTTCTTAGGTATTAAAAGACAATCACTAAGCCGAATCAGAAATAAACTTAGTAAATAA
- the sppA gene encoding signal peptide peptidase SppA encodes MSEPTDPLNQKNQNIDSNAAQERRQTQTRRVVRPAKPSFGQKLLGFIKIVFATSFGVGLFFMFMFLIFAIIGASSGGEVEISENSVLKITLNQPIAEYAKDDPFADLAAELQGSPTPLSLVNIKAALKKAKTDDNIKGIYLEITDVPVGFAMLEELHAALVDFKTSNKFIYAYSKYYGEKGYYLASTADEVYLYPQGALEMNGFFSQIPFFKKMLDKLDIEPRIYKVGTFKSAVEPLILEEMSDANRKQTEVYLNSLYNTYLKNVATANTNSGRTLSAEKLREISDKMLIRKAGDAVTYNLINDTLYYDQVESKLKVALGIIDEETENDDEAKNNKKKISFVSLPKYIKTLSNNLEGDSQKRVAVIVGEGSIVDGRGQTGQIGGDALAAAIRKARKDKRVKAVVLRINSGGGSALASDIMWREVMLTKEVKPIIASMSDVAASGGYYMAMACDTIVAHPNTITGSIGIFGVIPGVDKFLENQIGITFDGVKTAEFADLGYPTRQPSPAEDSIIQTSVNRGYIDFTTKAAQGRNMQVEALREYAEGRVWTGIDAKERGLVDVLGSLEDAISIAANSAGLEDDYQVRYYPEPESFLDQILNQGNKAQQRAIRKELGSFYTYYQYYQELQAMQGIQARLFLDAQEIE; translated from the coding sequence ATGAGTGAGCCAACCGACCCACTAAATCAAAAAAATCAGAATATAGATTCAAATGCTGCACAAGAACGCAGACAAACACAGACTAGAAGAGTAGTACGTCCAGCCAAACCGTCTTTCGGACAAAAATTACTAGGTTTTATTAAAATCGTTTTTGCTACTTCGTTTGGAGTAGGGCTTTTCTTTATGTTTATGTTTCTCATATTTGCTATCATAGGAGCAAGCTCTGGAGGAGAAGTAGAAATTTCAGAAAATAGTGTGTTGAAGATTACACTAAATCAGCCTATTGCAGAATATGCCAAAGATGACCCTTTTGCAGATTTAGCAGCCGAACTTCAAGGAAGTCCAACTCCATTAAGTTTGGTAAACATCAAAGCAGCTCTAAAGAAAGCTAAAACAGACGACAACATAAAAGGTATTTACTTAGAAATTACTGATGTTCCTGTTGGTTTTGCGATGTTAGAAGAACTTCATGCTGCTTTAGTAGATTTCAAAACTTCTAACAAGTTTATCTATGCGTATAGTAAATATTATGGTGAAAAAGGATATTATTTAGCTTCTACAGCTGATGAAGTCTATCTTTATCCACAAGGAGCATTAGAAATGAACGGATTTTTCTCTCAAATTCCATTCTTCAAAAAAATGCTTGATAAACTAGATATTGAGCCAAGAATCTATAAAGTGGGTACGTTCAAATCTGCTGTTGAGCCACTTATCTTAGAAGAAATGAGTGATGCAAACCGTAAGCAAACAGAAGTCTATCTAAACTCTCTTTACAATACATATTTGAAGAACGTTGCCACTGCCAATACAAATAGTGGACGTACATTATCAGCAGAAAAATTGAGAGAAATTAGTGATAAAATGCTTATCAGAAAAGCTGGAGATGCTGTTACCTATAACCTTATCAATGATACACTTTATTACGACCAAGTAGAATCAAAACTAAAAGTGGCACTAGGAATAATAGACGAAGAAACAGAAAACGATGATGAAGCTAAAAATAATAAAAAGAAAATCTCTTTTGTATCACTTCCAAAATATATCAAAACATTAAGCAACAATCTTGAAGGCGATTCTCAAAAACGAGTAGCTGTTATTGTAGGAGAGGGAAGTATTGTGGATGGAAGAGGACAGACAGGACAAATTGGTGGCGATGCTCTAGCTGCTGCCATTCGTAAAGCTCGTAAAGACAAGCGTGTGAAAGCTGTGGTGTTGCGTATCAACTCTGGTGGAGGAAGTGCCTTAGCATCTGATATTATGTGGCGTGAGGTAATGCTAACTAAAGAAGTAAAGCCAATTATTGCTTCTATGTCTGATGTAGCTGCTTCAGGTGGATATTATATGGCGATGGCGTGTGATACGATTGTAGCACATCCAAATACGATTACAGGCTCAATCGGAATTTTTGGAGTAATACCAGGAGTAGATAAGTTTTTAGAAAATCAAATCGGAATTACGTTTGATGGTGTCAAAACAGCAGAGTTTGCAGACTTGGGCTACCCTACTCGCCAACCTTCTCCAGCAGAAGACTCTATTATTCAAACTTCTGTCAATCGTGGTTATATAGATTTTACTACAAAGGCTGCACAAGGCAGAAATATGCAAGTAGAAGCATTGAGAGAATACGCAGAAGGACGTGTTTGGACAGGAATTGATGCTAAGGAGCGTGGTTTGGTAGATGTCTTGGGAAGTCTTGAAGATGCTATTTCTATTGCAGCAAACAGTGCAGGCTTAGAAGATGATTATCAAGTACGTTATTATCCAGAACCAGAATCTTTCCTAGACCAAATTCTCAATCAAGGAAATAAAGCACAACAAAGAGCAATCAGAAAAGAACTAGGTAGTTTTTATACGTATTATCAGTATTATCAAGAACTACAAGCTATGCAAGGCATACAAGCTCGTTTGTTTTTAGATGCTCAAGAAATTGAATAA
- a CDS encoding helix-turn-helix domain-containing protein — MAKFFAKNFIKNYLFFSNLISLMFFSSNLRHLRRVNNLTQEALANHLELSLKKIGSYEEGRATPKLEALLEIANFFSVSLEQFINQDLSVVQDTPALPELKKYAAAERLRILSITQDRNENEYIELVRLDMEEDYIKGYSNIEFVADLPKCQLPALPLNQTYRAFEISDSLLAAPTKSIVVGAFVADWNGLKDDEPCIIVSENTGVIFRKVKNRIAQNDTLLLEDTNGQFSSYSVLVEDIEEIWRFAAYINLDFPEVPTQVNELRQTMQKLQTALEILENKTDEESHK; from the coding sequence ATGGCAAAATTTTTTGCTAAAAATTTTATCAAAAATTATTTATTTTTCTCAAACCTCATATCGCTTATGTTCTTCTCTTCTAACTTGCGTCACCTTCGTCGTGTAAATAATTTGACTCAAGAAGCTCTAGCAAATCATTTAGAGTTGTCTTTGAAAAAAATTGGTTCGTATGAAGAGGGAAGAGCAACTCCAAAGCTAGAAGCTCTTTTAGAAATTGCTAATTTTTTTAGTGTTTCGCTAGAGCAGTTTATCAATCAAGATTTATCAGTTGTTCAAGACACGCCAGCATTACCCGAACTTAAAAAATATGCTGCTGCTGAAAGACTGCGTATTTTGAGTATTACACAAGACCGAAATGAAAACGAATATATAGAACTTGTACGCCTAGATATGGAAGAAGATTATATCAAGGGATATTCTAATATTGAGTTTGTAGCTGACTTGCCTAAGTGTCAGTTGCCTGCCTTACCTCTGAATCAGACCTACCGAGCTTTTGAAATTTCAGATTCTTTGTTGGCTGCTCCTACTAAAAGTATTGTTGTTGGTGCATTTGTGGCTGACTGGAATGGACTAAAAGACGATGAGCCTTGTATTATTGTTTCTGAAAATACAGGAGTCATTTTTAGAAAGGTAAAAAACCGTATTGCTCAAAATGATACGCTTCTTTTGGAAGACACTAACGGACAGTTTTCATCATATTCTGTTTTGGTAGAAGATATTGAAGAAATTTGGCGATTTGCTGCCTATATCAATTTAGATTTTCCAGAAGTACCGACACAGGTAAACGAACTGCGTCAAACTATGCAAAAGCTACAAACTGCCCTAGAAATCTTGGAAAATAAAACAGACGAAGAAAGTCATAAATAA